In a single window of the Nicotiana tomentosiformis chromosome 8, ASM39032v3, whole genome shotgun sequence genome:
- the LOC104109162 gene encoding polyphenol oxidase E, chloroplastic-like, whose translation MASSSTLPLCTSKTPFSSSAAKYLFAKPSQLFLNGKRNQSFKVSCTGEHDGNLDAIKEGVVDRRNVLLGLGGLYGAANLVPLASAAPVPPPNLNSCGTATITDGPAVPYSCCPPKPDDMDSVPYYKIPRMSKLRKRPAAQNVTEEYIAKYQLATSKMKELDKDQLDPLGFKQQANIHCAYCNDAYTMGDKKLQVHESWLFFPFHRWYLYFYERILGSLIDDPTFALPYWNWDNPSGMRLPYMFDVEGSSLYDARRNPHVRNGTIIDLGFFGDEVKTNELQMITNNLILMYRQMITNAPCPLLFFGEPYRFGSNPEPGMGTIENIPHNPVHIWTGTVRGTDLGNGAKSYGEDMGNFYSTALDPVFFCHHANVDRLWNEWKALGGKRRDLRDKDWLNSEFFFYDENRDPWRVKVRDCLDSKKMGYDYEPTATPWRNFKPGKKSTAGKVNLSSVKPASKVFPLLNLDRAICFSIERPATSRSQQEKDEFEEILTFKGVKYDDSKYIRFDVFLNADKTVNADDINKREYAGSYTSLPHVHGPNNATHEFKPKEFKLAITELLEDCGLEDEDIIAVTVVPKKGGEVVSIHSVEIVLKDCY comes from the coding sequence ATGGCTTCTTCTTCTACTCTACCTTTATGCACCAGCAAAACTCCCTTTTCTTCCTCCGCCGCCAAATATTTATTTGCAAAACCCTCTCAGCTTTTCCTCAATGGAAAACGTAACCAAAGTTTCAAGGTTTCATGCACGGGCGAGCATGATGGAAACCTTGACGCAATTAAAGAAGGAGTTGTTGACCGAAGGAATgtccttttgggtttaggagggCTGTATGGCGCAGCTAATCTTGTGCCATTAGCCTCTGCTGCTCCCGTACCACCCCCCAATCTAAACTCATGTGGAACGGCCACGATAACGGATGGTCCAGCTGTACCATATAGTTGTTGCCCCCCTAAACCGGATGATATGGACAGCGTTCCATATTACAAGATCCCTCGCATGTCCAAGCTTCGTAAGCGGCCCGCTGCCCAAAACGTGACTGAGGAGTATATAGCCAAGTACCAGTTAGCCACTAGTAAAATGAAGGAATTAGACAAAGACCAACTTGATCCTCTTGGCTTCAAGCAACAAGCTAATATCCATTGTGCTTATTGCAACGATGCTTACACAATGGGTGACAAAAAGTTGCAAGTTCACGAATCGTGGCTTTTCTTCCCATTTCATAGATGGTACTTGTATTTTTACGAGAGAATCTTAGGCTCCCTCATCGATGATCCAACTTTTGCTCTGCCATATTGGAACTGGGACAATCCAAGCGGCATGCGTTTGCCTTATATGTTCGATGTCGAAGGTTCTTCCTTGTACGATGCAAGACGTAATCCACATGTCCGTAATGGAACCATAATCGATCTTGGTTTTTTCGGTGATGAAGTCAAAACTAATGAACTACAGATGATAACTAACAACTTAATTCTAATGTATCGTCAAATGATAACTAACGCTCCATGCCCGCTGTTGTTCTTCGGAGAGCCTTATAGATTCGGATCTAATCCCGAACCTGGGATGGGAACCATTGAAAACATCCCTCACAATCCGGTCCACATTTGGACTGGTACTGTGCGGGGGACGGATTTGGGTAATGGTGCGAAATCATACGGTGAGGATATGGGTAATTTCTACTCAACTGCTTTAGACCCAGTTTTTTTCTGCCACCACGCCAATGTGGACCGCTTGTGGAATGAATGGAAAGCACTAGGAGGGAAAAGAAGGGATCTAAGAGACAAAGATTGGTTAAACTCGGAGTTCTTTTTCTACGATGAAAACCGCGACCCATGGCGTGTGAAAGTCCGAGACTGTTTGGACAGTAAGAAGATGGGGTATGATTACGAACCGACAGCCACACCATGGCGTAATTTTAAGCCAGGGAAAAAGAGCACAGCGGGCAAGGTGAATCTAAGTTCAGTTAAGCCAGCCAGCAAGGTATTCCCACTCTTAAATCTGGACAGAGCCATTTGCTTTAGTATAGAGAGGCCAGCTACATCAAGGAGTCAGCAGGAGAAAGATGAATTCGAGGAGATCCTAACATTCAAGGGTGTAAAGTATGATGATAGCAAGTATATAAGGTTTGATGTGTTCCTCAATGCAGACAAGACTGTGAATGCAGATGACATTAACAAGAGAGAGTATGCAGGGAGCTATACCAGCTTGCCACATGTTCATGGACCTAATAATGCCACTCATGAGTTTAAACCAAAAGAATTCAAGCTAGCCATCACTGAACTGCTTGAGGACTGTGGTTTGGAAGATGAAGACATTATTGCGGTAACTGTGGTTCCAAAGAAGGGGGGCGAAGTAGTCAGCATCCACAGTGTGGAGATTGTACTTAAGGATTGTTACTAA